Proteins from one Nitrospinaceae bacterium genomic window:
- a CDS encoding alpha/beta hydrolase: MLFVTNRAINEEKNGNPNRNISFYLDNTESEQSVYYSRRDGEGRYTEIGSANFHQELRDSSYKQILLYIHGFSNLPEPHIFPRAAKLQELFDAKEANGVQVVPMIWPCDNDASILGDYWDDQKAADASAFAFARVLEKFMAWRADSEPCIKRINLIAHSMGNRVLRQTLAAWRKYDRPGGLPLIFRNTFLMAADIVNESLERGKAGEGICHASRNVLVYYASDDLALRASKASNLKNKVASRRLGHSGPEDMSTVPGNVYAIDCDNFNTRYDTPTGHSYFLDNDAGESGVVFNHMLEAIQSGRVPTGDDFKERQIILT, encoded by the coding sequence TCTCCTTTTATCTCGACAACACTGAATCCGAGCAATCCGTTTATTACTCTCGCCGGGATGGAGAGGGCAGATATACAGAAATCGGAAGCGCCAATTTCCATCAAGAACTCCGTGATTCATCTTACAAGCAGATTCTTTTGTACATCCACGGATTTTCCAATCTACCCGAACCCCACATTTTCCCTCGCGCTGCCAAGCTACAGGAGCTTTTCGACGCCAAGGAGGCGAACGGCGTACAAGTCGTTCCCATGATCTGGCCGTGCGACAACGACGCGAGCATTCTCGGAGATTACTGGGACGATCAAAAAGCGGCCGACGCGAGCGCGTTCGCTTTTGCGAGAGTGCTGGAGAAATTCATGGCGTGGCGAGCCGATTCGGAACCCTGCATCAAGCGGATCAACCTGATTGCGCATTCAATGGGAAACAGGGTGCTGAGGCAAACCCTCGCGGCCTGGCGCAAATATGATCGCCCCGGCGGGTTGCCCCTGATTTTTCGAAATACGTTTTTGATGGCCGCCGACATCGTCAACGAGTCCCTCGAACGGGGAAAAGCCGGCGAAGGAATCTGTCACGCATCGAGGAATGTGCTTGTCTACTATGCCTCCGACGACCTCGCTCTACGGGCTAGCAAGGCATCGAACCTCAAGAACAAGGTCGCATCGAGGAGGTTGGGACATTCGGGTCCAGAGGACATGTCTACGGTTCCGGGTAATGTCTACGCCATCGATTGCGACAACTTCAATACGAGATACGACACACCCACCGGGCATTCTTATTTTCTTGACAATGATGCAGGCGAATCAGGCGTGGTTTTTAATCACATGTTGGAGGCTATCCAGTCCGGCCGCGTTCCCACCGGAGACGATTTCAAGGAAAGGCAGATTATTTTGACTTAA
- a CDS encoding glycine/betaine/sarcosine/D-proline family reductase selenoprotein B: MSGKLRVVHYLNQFFAGVGGEEKSDHPVSAQAGPVGPGLLLNKILGADAEVVGTVFAGDGLFAENEEACAAEAISLIKEFSPDLILAGPAFNAGRFGLACAAVCRAALEAKISAITAMHPENPGFSAAGASVYTAPAAESAAGMEEALEAAVRIGLKLARGAVLGNAADEGYFPRGIRYNEFAELPTSRRAVDLLLKKIKGEPYETELEVPILDDVTPPEPIADLKKARIAIVSEGGMVPPGNPDRFAGARNDAWATYSFEGKDALPGGTFISIHGGFNTLFVNDEPDRMLAVDAFRQMEGAGEIGELHNDFLSTCGNGGAFADMDDIGRAWAAKLKTAGVEGAVLPAT; this comes from the coding sequence ATGAGCGGTAAACTTCGGGTCGTTCACTACCTTAACCAGTTCTTTGCCGGCGTAGGTGGCGAGGAGAAAAGCGACCACCCCGTATCCGCACAGGCGGGTCCCGTGGGTCCGGGTCTTCTGCTAAATAAAATTCTGGGTGCGGATGCCGAAGTTGTCGGCACCGTTTTCGCGGGCGATGGTCTGTTTGCCGAAAATGAGGAGGCTTGTGCCGCCGAGGCCATCTCGTTGATTAAGGAATTTTCTCCCGATCTCATCCTCGCCGGACCCGCTTTCAATGCCGGGCGCTTCGGGCTTGCCTGTGCCGCTGTTTGTCGCGCTGCGCTTGAGGCGAAAATTTCCGCCATCACCGCCATGCACCCTGAGAATCCGGGTTTTTCTGCCGCCGGAGCCAGCGTTTACACTGCCCCCGCCGCCGAGTCCGCCGCCGGGATGGAAGAGGCTCTTGAGGCTGCAGTCCGCATCGGACTTAAGCTCGCGAGGGGCGCGGTCCTCGGCAATGCCGCCGATGAAGGCTACTTCCCGAGAGGTATTCGCTACAATGAATTCGCCGAGCTGCCGACCTCAAGGCGCGCCGTAGATTTGCTTTTAAAGAAAATCAAGGGCGAGCCCTATGAGACTGAACTCGAAGTTCCCATTCTTGATGATGTCACCCCCCCTGAGCCTATTGCCGATCTTAAAAAAGCCCGCATCGCCATCGTATCAGAGGGCGGCATGGTCCCACCCGGCAACCCGGATCGTTTTGCCGGAGCGAGGAACGATGCCTGGGCCACATACTCTTTCGAGGGCAAAGACGCCCTTCCGGGGGGCACCTTTATCTCCATCCACGGCGGTTTCAACACCCTGTTCGTCAACGATGAGCCAGACCGCATGCTCGCCGTCGATGCCTTCCGTCAAATGGAGGGTGCGGGTGAAATTGGTGAGCTCCATAATGATTTTCTTAGCACCTGCGGAAACGGCGGCGCTTTTGCTGACATGGACGACATTGGCCGCGCTTGGGCTGCCAAACTCAAAACGGCCGGAGTCGAGGGAGCTGTTCTCCCCGCCACGTGA
- a CDS encoding glycine reductase: MTAYLRAATNILVHVPDLVRYGSKPWRETSHNNKALGDVFADLRSFDEVVDYAPNQAFIGNLAPEKLNEIASPWYENSPPGASPKGVFGEVLPQEIFYSLLELSDQFGLFMFDEQHVAAKLSSDAASALLNKDKPVKKHRQEDILQCIEAGEALPLFQGRDLVGCVRRDHEFDESLDARVLLENLAAKASGAFALRHLLVQEDIAPDEIEYVISCSEEAVGDRYNRGGGNLAKAIAEMAGCVNAAGVDVKSFCAAPVYAIVHAAALIQSGVVRNVVVVGGGSMAKLGMKAYYHMEKEIPILEDVLGGVAFLLSSDSDNSPRINLEIAGRHTAGSPSTPQVLAETLVRDPLARAGRKISSINKYAVELHNPEVMVPAGAGDVAATNYKMLAAMAVMGGEIAREEIPEFIETHGMPGFAPTQGHIPAGVPFLGHALSRMRAGTLQSTMIMAKGSLFLGRMSQQADGASILIEV; encoded by the coding sequence ATGACTGCGTATTTGCGTGCAGCGACGAACATTCTCGTTCATGTTCCTGATCTGGTTCGCTATGGCTCGAAACCATGGCGTGAGACTTCCCATAACAATAAGGCGCTCGGAGATGTATTCGCTGATCTGAGGTCTTTTGACGAAGTGGTTGACTATGCGCCAAATCAGGCTTTCATCGGCAATCTTGCGCCCGAGAAATTAAACGAGATTGCCTCCCCCTGGTATGAAAATTCTCCTCCTGGGGCCTCACCTAAAGGTGTTTTCGGAGAAGTGCTCCCGCAGGAGATTTTTTATTCGTTACTTGAATTATCTGATCAATTTGGATTATTTATGTTTGATGAGCAGCATGTTGCAGCCAAGCTATCCTCGGATGCCGCCTCCGCTCTCCTGAATAAAGATAAACCTGTAAAGAAGCATCGCCAGGAGGACATTCTTCAATGCATCGAGGCCGGAGAGGCTCTGCCACTATTTCAAGGACGGGACCTGGTCGGGTGTGTACGCCGCGATCATGAATTTGACGAGTCACTTGATGCCCGTGTCCTATTAGAAAACTTGGCGGCTAAGGCTAGCGGTGCATTCGCCCTCAGACATCTTCTTGTGCAAGAAGACATCGCACCGGATGAAATAGAGTACGTCATTAGTTGTTCCGAGGAGGCAGTCGGGGATCGTTACAATCGTGGTGGTGGCAACCTCGCAAAGGCTATTGCCGAGATGGCGGGTTGTGTGAATGCTGCCGGGGTCGATGTGAAGTCTTTTTGCGCGGCTCCCGTTTATGCGATTGTGCATGCGGCGGCTCTTATTCAGTCTGGTGTAGTTAGGAATGTTGTCGTTGTCGGAGGTGGTTCGATGGCGAAGCTTGGGATGAAAGCTTACTACCATATGGAAAAGGAGATACCCATTCTTGAGGATGTCTTGGGTGGAGTAGCTTTTCTTCTCTCTTCGGATTCAGACAATAGTCCTCGAATAAATCTTGAAATCGCAGGACGCCACACGGCTGGAAGTCCCTCTACACCTCAAGTTTTAGCAGAAACCCTAGTGCGCGACCCGCTTGCTCGGGCTGGGCGTAAGATCTCCAGCATCAACAAATATGCTGTTGAGCTGCACAATCCTGAGGTGATGGTGCCTGCGGGGGCGGGGGATGTTGCAGCCACGAATTACAAAATGTTGGCTGCCATGGCGGTAATGGGCGGAGAAATAGCTCGCGAGGAGATTCCGGAATTTATCGAAACCCATGGCATGCCTGGATTTGCCCCGACACAAGGACACATTCCCGCCGGGGTGCCATTTCTCGGCCACGCTCTGAGCAGGATGCGTGCTGGCACCCTTCAGAGTACGATGATTATGGCGAAGGGGAGTTTATTCCTAGGCCGGATGTCCCAACAGGCTGACGGGGCCTCAATTTTAATAGAAGTATGA
- a CDS encoding glycine/sarcosine/betaine reductase complex selenoprotein A, producing MFMFKGKKVIALGERDGVPGPLIAECLEAAGAEIVFQKTECFVUTSAGAMDLENQAAIKSIADDVGTENLMVVLGMPGEGLRLAVETLTTGDPSWAGPLAGVSLGLPVFHILEEQVRSQVPEDIYADKLLMMEMVLDLPQIENDLADLRTVG from the coding sequence ATGTTCATGTTTAAAGGCAAAAAGGTGATTGCACTTGGCGAGCGGGACGGCGTTCCCGGTCCGCTGATTGCCGAGTGTCTTGAGGCGGCGGGTGCGGAGATTGTATTTCAGAAGACGGAATGTTTCGTCTGAACATCCGCAGGCGCCATGGACCTGGAAAACCAGGCCGCTATCAAATCGATTGCAGATGATGTTGGAACGGAAAATTTGATGGTGGTTTTGGGGATGCCCGGTGAAGGCCTTCGACTCGCGGTCGAAACGCTAACTACCGGGGACCCCAGTTGGGCTGGGCCTTTGGCGGGAGTCTCGTTGGGACTCCCCGTATTTCACATCCTCGAGGAGCAGGTGCGCTCTCAGGTTCCCGAGGATATTTATGCCGATAAGCTACTCATGATGGAAATGGTGCTCGATTTGCCGCAGATAGAGAACGATCTCGCCGATTTACGCACGGTAGGTTAG
- a CDS encoding VOC family protein has translation MPSPPGPLRLQHVGMRGGRLEENIAFFQDTLGFIFVESVGPDVTNLPFGISFFRSDALHHTIGVEVWPEGQPTKDEGNKTTITFPHIAFEVADRKTLLAWRERLLAFEGVQLVPPHQEGGDPVVFSPTHPEGNGNPGENRAFFFLDPFGNRIEFFCDMAIMTKDNEIDPEWNRDRLKRDGY, from the coding sequence ATGCCTTCTCCTCCCGGCCCGCTCAGGTTGCAGCATGTCGGCATGCGAGGCGGGCGGCTTGAAGAAAATATAGCCTTCTTCCAGGACACTCTCGGTTTTATCTTTGTTGAGAGTGTCGGGCCCGATGTGACGAACCTGCCCTTTGGAATTTCGTTTTTCAGGAGCGATGCCCTCCACCACACTATCGGGGTTGAGGTGTGGCCGGAAGGCCAGCCCACTAAGGACGAGGGAAATAAGACCACCATCACTTTCCCCCATATTGCCTTTGAGGTCGCGGACAGAAAAACTCTTTTAGCCTGGCGCGAGCGGTTATTGGCATTCGAGGGCGTTCAGTTGGTACCGCCCCATCAAGAGGGTGGCGATCCTGTCGTATTCAGCCCGACTCACCCTGAGGGAAACGGCAACCCCGGTGAAAATCGGGCGTTTTTTTTCCTCGATCCATTTGGAAACCGCATCGAGTTTTTCTGCGACATGGCAATCATGACAAAGGACAATGAGATCGATCCCGAGTGGAACCGGGACCGATTGAAACGCGACGGGTATTAG
- a CDS encoding beta-aspartyl-peptidase, whose product MSMRLEMGIFPVSEVVVGKRFEYQGRTLTVDANELRELVLKDGTIKDVSFHAAMPGDSVRITNVLDAVEPLYKVKGRSGAFPGFLGSAITAGDGRTHKLGGMCVISSTYFLGPMSGIMTYREGIIDMSGPGERYCTNSETANLVARFEPLEDISNEAHDDAVRLATLKVASRLAECTAELEPVSVETFELGDVDPALPRVVFVDQVMHQASMVQTFMYGKNLGDSVPTLIHPNEMLDGAVVGANYKTGQKVPTYIHCNMPLIYELYRRHGVDLNFVGMIITRGHHDNQALKERSAHYVAKLATLLKADGAALAFEGGGNSSMDYWLTVQALEQMGVSAVPIIYEVGRPGSGEYPLVYHVPEADAIISKGMLGDRIEAPAMERVIGSEVVKLYGGKNRNAREAFTMADSDYYANEWAMDLNNMVGKAY is encoded by the coding sequence ATGTCCATGCGATTGGAGATGGGTATTTTTCCCGTTTCTGAAGTTGTTGTTGGAAAGCGCTTTGAATACCAAGGCAGAACGCTCACCGTGGACGCCAATGAACTACGTGAGCTGGTACTCAAAGATGGCACTATTAAAGATGTCAGTTTTCATGCTGCCATGCCTGGCGATTCGGTACGGATCACGAATGTTCTTGATGCGGTTGAGCCTCTTTACAAGGTAAAAGGTCGCTCGGGCGCGTTCCCCGGATTTCTTGGCTCGGCGATAACTGCGGGCGATGGCCGCACCCACAAGTTGGGCGGGATGTGTGTGATCAGCTCCACCTATTTTTTGGGTCCCATGAGTGGAATCATGACCTACCGCGAAGGTATTATCGATATGTCTGGCCCCGGCGAGAGGTATTGTACGAATTCTGAGACGGCGAATCTTGTCGCCCGCTTTGAGCCTCTAGAAGACATTTCGAACGAAGCGCATGATGATGCGGTACGCTTGGCGACCTTGAAAGTGGCATCTCGACTGGCTGAATGCACAGCGGAGCTTGAGCCCGTTAGTGTTGAGACTTTTGAACTCGGGGATGTCGATCCCGCCCTTCCCAGAGTCGTTTTCGTTGATCAAGTCATGCACCAAGCGTCTATGGTTCAGACCTTCATGTATGGCAAGAATCTGGGGGATTCTGTTCCCACGCTCATCCATCCGAACGAAATGCTAGACGGTGCGGTGGTGGGGGCGAATTACAAGACGGGGCAGAAGGTACCGACTTACATTCACTGCAACATGCCGCTCATATACGAGCTCTACCGCCGGCATGGTGTGGACCTCAATTTTGTGGGGATGATCATTACGCGCGGCCATCACGACAACCAGGCGCTCAAGGAGCGCTCGGCGCACTATGTGGCCAAGCTCGCCACTCTTCTTAAGGCAGATGGTGCGGCCCTTGCGTTTGAGGGCGGCGGCAACTCCTCGATGGACTACTGGCTCACCGTCCAGGCGCTCGAGCAGATGGGGGTGAGCGCCGTCCCGATTATTTACGAAGTGGGCAGGCCCGGTTCGGGCGAGTATCCGCTTGTCTACCATGTGCCCGAGGCCGACGCCATAATTTCCAAAGGTATGCTGGGCGATCGCATCGAGGCCCCTGCCATGGAGCGGGTCATCGGCTCAGAGGTCGTCAAACTCTATGGCGGCAAGAATCGGAACGCCCGCGAGGCATTTACCATGGCCGACAGCGACTACTACGCCAACGAGTGGGCGATGGACTTGAACAACATGGTGGGCAAGGCTTATTGA